A window of the Cynocephalus volans isolate mCynVol1 chromosome 10, mCynVol1.pri, whole genome shotgun sequence genome harbors these coding sequences:
- the SREBF1 gene encoding sterol regulatory element-binding protein 1 isoform X2 yields the protein MDEPPFSDAALEQALAEPCELDAALLTDIEDMLQLINNQDSDFPGLFDPPYAGGGAGVTDPASPDASSSGSLSPPPATLSSPLEGFLGVPKAEPSPLSPPQSVPTPLKMYSSVPAFSPGPGIKEESVPLTILQTPAPQSLPGALLPQSFPAPAPPQFSSASVVGYSSPPGGFSTGTPPGSTQQPLPGLPLASPPGVPPVSLHTQIQNVVSQPLLTATAAPGTTTVTSQIQQVPVLLQPHFIKADSLLLTAMKTDGATVKTAGISSLVPGTAVQTGPLQTLVSGGTILATVPLVVDADKLPINRLAAGSKAPGSAQSRGEKRTAHNAIEKRYRSSINDKIVELKDLVVGTEAKLNKSAVLRKAIDYIRFLQHSNQKLKQENLSLRTAAHKSKSLKDLVLTCSSGENTDLPMEGVRSEVVDTLTPPPSDAGSPSQSSPLSLGSRSSGSGGSGSGSDSDSDSPVFEDIQVKPEQLPSPHSRGMLDRSRLALCTLVFLCLSCNPLASLLGGQGLPGPSDATSVYHSPGRNMLGIEGRDGPTWAQWLLPPLVWLINGLLVLVSLMLLFVYGEPVTRPHSSPAVHFWRHRKQADLDLARGDFAQAAQQLWLALRALGRPLPTSHLDLTCSLLWNLIRLLLQRLWVGRWLAGRAGGLQRDCALQADARASARDAALVYHKLHQLHTMGKYTGGHLAATNLALSALNLAECAGDALSVATLAEIYVVAALRVKTSLPRTLHFLTRFFLSSARQACLAQSGSVPLAMQWLCHPVGHRFFVDGDWAVRSSPRESLYSLAGNPVDPLAQVTRLFREHLLERALNCVAQPNPSPGSADGDREFSDALGYLQLLNSCCDAASAPACSFSIRSSVATSTSTDLVAKWWASLTAVVIHWLRREEEAAERLYPLVEHLPRALQESERPLPRAALHSFKAARTLLGCAKAESGPASLAICDKASGFLRDSLATTPAGSSIDKAVQLFLCDLLLVVRTSQWRQQQPPPAQASQGATSGPQASALELRGFQRDLSSLRRLAQSFRPAMRRVFLHEATARLMAGASPTRTHQLLDRSLRRRTGPSGKGGAAAELEPRPTRREHAEALLLASCYLPPGFLPAPGQRVGMLAEAARTLEKLGDRRLLHDCQQMLLRLGGGTTVTSS from the exons ACATGCTTCAGCTCATCAACAACCAAGACAGCGACTTCCCTGGCCTGTTTGACCCACCTtatgctgggggtggggcaggagtcACAGACCCGGCCAGTCCCGATGCCAGCTCCTCAGGCAGCTTGTCCCCCCCTCCTGCTACACTGAGCTCCCCTCTTGAAGGCTTCCTGGGGGTGCCCAAGGCAGAGCCCTCACCCTTGTCCCCACCCCAGTCTGTACCCACACCATTGAAGATGTACTCATCTGTGCCCGCCTTCTCCCCTGGGCCTGGCATCAAGGAAGAGTCAGTGCCACTAACCATCCTGCAGACCCCTGCCCCACAGTCCCTGCCAGGGGCCCTCCTGCCCCAGAGCTTTCCGGCCCCAGCTCCACCGCAGTTCAGCTCTGCCTCTGTGGTGGGCTACTCCAGCCCTCCTGGAGGCTTCTCCACAG GGACCCCTCCTGGGAGCACCCAGCAGCCGCTGCCTGGCCTGCCACTGGCTTCCCCACCAGGGGTCCCGCCTGTCTCCTTGCATACCCAGATCCAGAATGTGGTCTCCCAGCCGCTGCTGACGGCCACAGCAGCCCCTGGAACGACCACTGTGACCTCACAGATCCAACAAGTCCCG gtcctGCTGCAGCCCCACTTCATCAAGGCAGACTCGCTGCTTCTGACAGCCATGAAGACAGACGGGGCCACTGTGAAGACAGCGGGGATCAGCTCCCTGGTCCCTGGCACGGCCGTGCAGACAGGGCCCTTGCAG ACCCTGGTGAGTGGTGGAACCATCCTGGCGACAGTGCCATTGGTTGTGGACGCTGACAAGTTGCCCATCAACCGGCTGGCAGCCGGCAGCAAGGCCCCGGGCTCAGCTCAGAGCCGTGGTGAGAAACGCACAGCCCACAATGCCATCGAGAAGCGCTACCGCTCCTCCATCAACGATAAGATCGTCGAGCTCAAGGACCTGGTGGTGGGCACTGAGGCAAAG CTGAATAAATCTGCCGTCTTGCGCAAGGCCATCGACTACATCCGCTTCCTACAACACAGCAACCAGAAACTCAAGCAAGAGAACCTGAGTCTGCGCACGGCTGCCCACAAAAGCA AATCTCTGAAGGATCTGGTGTTAACCTGCAGCAGTGGAGAGAACACAGACTTGCCCATGGAGGGCGTGAGGTCTGAGGTGGTGGACACGCTGACCCCGCCACCGTCAGATGCTGGCTCGCCCTCCCAGAGCAGCCCCTTGTCCCTTGGCAGCAGGAGTAGTGGCAgcggtggcagtggcagtggcagtgacTCGGATTCTGATAGCCCAGTCTTTGAGGATATCCAG gTGAAGCCAGAGCAGCTGCCATCTCCCCACAGCCGGGGCATGCTGGACCGCTCCCGCCTGGCGCTGTGTACACttgtcttcctctgtctgtcCTGCAATCCCTTGGCCTCCCTGCTGGGTGGCCAGGGGCTTCCTGGCCCCTCGGATGCCACCAGTGTCTACCACAGTCCTGGGCGCAACATGCTGGGCATCGAGGGCAGAG ATGGCCCTACCTGGGCCCAGTGGCTGCTGCCCCCACTGGTCTGGCTGATCAATGGGCTGCTGGTGCTGGTCTCCTTGATGCTTCTCTTTGTCTATGGAGAGCCAGTCACACGGCCCCACTCCAGCCCTGCCGTGCACTTCTGGAGGCATCGCAAGCAGGCTGACCTGGACCTGGCCCGG GGGGACTTTGCCCAGGCTGCCCAGCAGCTGTGGCTGGCCCTGCGGGCACTGGGCcggcccctgcccacctcccacctGGACCTGACCTGCAGCCTACTCTGGAACCTCATCCGCCTCCTGCTGCAACGTCTCTGGGTGGGCCGCTGGCTGGCAGGCCGGGCGGGGGGCCTGCAAAGGGACTGTGCTCTGCAGGCGGATGCTCGCGCCAGCGCCCGAGATGCAGCCCTTGTCTACCATAAGCTGCACCAACTGCACACCATGG GGAAGTACACAGGTGGGCATCTTGCTGCCACCAACCTGGCGCTGAGTGCCCTGAACCTGGCGGAGTGTGCAGGGGATGCCCTGTCCGTGGCAACGCTGGCAGAGATCTACGTGGTGGCCGCGCTGAGGGTCAAGACCAGTCTCCCGCGGACCTTGCATTTTCTGACA CGCTTCTTCCTGAGTAGCGCCCGCCAGgcctgcctggcacagagtggctCGGTGCCTCTTGCCATGCAGTGGCTCTGCCACCCCGTGGGCCACCGTTTCTTTGTGGATGGGGACTGGGCCGTGCGCAGTTCCCCGCGAGAGAGCCTGTACAGCTTGGCTGGGAATCCAG TGGACCCCCTGGCCCAGGTGACTCGGCTATTCCGTGAACATCTCTTGGAGCGAGCACTGaactgtgtggcccagcccaacCCCAGCCCCGGGTCAGCTGATGGGGACAG GGAGTTCTCAGATGCACTCGGGTACCTGCAGCTGCTGAACAGCTGTTGCGATGCTGCCAGCGCCCCTGCCTGCAGCTTCTCCATCCGCTCCAGCGTGGCCACCAGCACCA GCACAGACCTGGTGGCCAAGTGGTGGGCCTCACTGACGGCTGTGGTGATCCACTGGCTGCGGCGGGAAGAGGAGGCAGCCGAGCGGCTGTACCCACTGGTGGAGCACCTGCCCCGTGCCCTGCAGGAGTCCGA GAGACCCCTGCCCAGGGCAGCTCTGCACTCCTTCAAGGCCGCCCGGACCCTGCTGGGCTGTGCCAAGGCAGAGTCTGGCCCAGCCAGCCTGGCCATCTGTGATAAGGCCAGTGGGTTCCTGCGGGACAGCCTGGCCACCACACCAGCTGGCAGCTCCATTGACAAG GCCGTGCAGCTGTTTCTGTGTGACCTGCTCCTCGTGGTGCGCACTAGccagtggcggcagcagcagccccCGCCAGCCCAGGCGTCCCAGGGCGCCACCAGCGGGCCCCAGGCCTCTGCCCTTGAGCTTCGTGGCTTCCAGCGCGACCTGAGCAGCCTGCGGCGCCTGGCGCAGAGCTTCCGGCCTGCCATGCGAAGA GTGTTCCTCCATGAGGCGACTGCCCGGCTGATGGCAGGGGCCAGCCCCACGCGGACACACCAGCTCTTGGACCGCAGCCTGAGGAGGCGCACAGGCCCCAGTGGCAAAGGAG
- the SREBF1 gene encoding sterol regulatory element-binding protein 1 isoform X1, whose product MDEPPFSDAALEQALAEPCELDAALLTDIEDMLQLINNQDSDFPGLFDPPYAGGGAGVTDPASPDASSSGSLSPPPATLSSPLEGFLGVPKAEPSPLSPPQSVPTPLKMYSSVPAFSPGPGIKEESVPLTILQTPAPQSLPGALLPQSFPAPAPPQFSSASVVGYSSPPGGFSTGTPPGSTQQPLPGLPLASPPGVPPVSLHTQIQNVVSQPLLTATAAPGTTTVTSQIQQVPVLLQPHFIKADSLLLTAMKTDGATVKTAGISSLVPGTAVQTGPLQTLVSGGTILATVPLVVDADKLPINRLAAGSKAPGSAQSRGEKRTAHNAIEKRYRSSINDKIVELKDLVVGTEAKLNKSAVLRKAIDYIRFLQHSNQKLKQENLSLRTAAHKSKSLKDLVLTCSSGENTDLPMEGVRSEVVDTLTPPPSDAGSPSQSSPLSLGSRSSGSGGSGSGSDSDSDSPVFEDIQVKPEQLPSPHSRGMLDRSRLALCTLVFLCLSCNPLASLLGGQGLPGPSDATSVYHSPGRNMLGIEGRDGPTWAQWLLPPLVWLINGLLVLVSLMLLFVYGEPVTRPHSSPAVHFWRHRKQADLDLARGDFAQAAQQLWLALRALGRPLPTSHLDLTCSLLWNLIRLLLQRLWVGRWLAGRAGGLQRDCALQADARASARDAALVYHKLHQLHTMGKYTGGHLAATNLALSALNLAECAGDALSVATLAEIYVVAALRVKTSLPRTLHFLTRFFLSSARQACLAQSGSVPLAMQWLCHPVGHRFFVDGDWAVRSSPRESLYSLAGNPVDPLAQVTRLFREHLLERALNCVAQPNPSPGSADGDREFSDALGYLQLLNSCCDAASAPACSFSIRSSVATSTSEPPPCPRLPLSPRCRGAEDSGSPSPSAGTDLVAKWWASLTAVVIHWLRREEEAAERLYPLVEHLPRALQESERPLPRAALHSFKAARTLLGCAKAESGPASLAICDKASGFLRDSLATTPAGSSIDKAVQLFLCDLLLVVRTSQWRQQQPPPAQASQGATSGPQASALELRGFQRDLSSLRRLAQSFRPAMRRVFLHEATARLMAGASPTRTHQLLDRSLRRRTGPSGKGGAAAELEPRPTRREHAEALLLASCYLPPGFLPAPGQRVGMLAEAARTLEKLGDRRLLHDCQQMLLRLGGGTTVTSS is encoded by the exons ACATGCTTCAGCTCATCAACAACCAAGACAGCGACTTCCCTGGCCTGTTTGACCCACCTtatgctgggggtggggcaggagtcACAGACCCGGCCAGTCCCGATGCCAGCTCCTCAGGCAGCTTGTCCCCCCCTCCTGCTACACTGAGCTCCCCTCTTGAAGGCTTCCTGGGGGTGCCCAAGGCAGAGCCCTCACCCTTGTCCCCACCCCAGTCTGTACCCACACCATTGAAGATGTACTCATCTGTGCCCGCCTTCTCCCCTGGGCCTGGCATCAAGGAAGAGTCAGTGCCACTAACCATCCTGCAGACCCCTGCCCCACAGTCCCTGCCAGGGGCCCTCCTGCCCCAGAGCTTTCCGGCCCCAGCTCCACCGCAGTTCAGCTCTGCCTCTGTGGTGGGCTACTCCAGCCCTCCTGGAGGCTTCTCCACAG GGACCCCTCCTGGGAGCACCCAGCAGCCGCTGCCTGGCCTGCCACTGGCTTCCCCACCAGGGGTCCCGCCTGTCTCCTTGCATACCCAGATCCAGAATGTGGTCTCCCAGCCGCTGCTGACGGCCACAGCAGCCCCTGGAACGACCACTGTGACCTCACAGATCCAACAAGTCCCG gtcctGCTGCAGCCCCACTTCATCAAGGCAGACTCGCTGCTTCTGACAGCCATGAAGACAGACGGGGCCACTGTGAAGACAGCGGGGATCAGCTCCCTGGTCCCTGGCACGGCCGTGCAGACAGGGCCCTTGCAG ACCCTGGTGAGTGGTGGAACCATCCTGGCGACAGTGCCATTGGTTGTGGACGCTGACAAGTTGCCCATCAACCGGCTGGCAGCCGGCAGCAAGGCCCCGGGCTCAGCTCAGAGCCGTGGTGAGAAACGCACAGCCCACAATGCCATCGAGAAGCGCTACCGCTCCTCCATCAACGATAAGATCGTCGAGCTCAAGGACCTGGTGGTGGGCACTGAGGCAAAG CTGAATAAATCTGCCGTCTTGCGCAAGGCCATCGACTACATCCGCTTCCTACAACACAGCAACCAGAAACTCAAGCAAGAGAACCTGAGTCTGCGCACGGCTGCCCACAAAAGCA AATCTCTGAAGGATCTGGTGTTAACCTGCAGCAGTGGAGAGAACACAGACTTGCCCATGGAGGGCGTGAGGTCTGAGGTGGTGGACACGCTGACCCCGCCACCGTCAGATGCTGGCTCGCCCTCCCAGAGCAGCCCCTTGTCCCTTGGCAGCAGGAGTAGTGGCAgcggtggcagtggcagtggcagtgacTCGGATTCTGATAGCCCAGTCTTTGAGGATATCCAG gTGAAGCCAGAGCAGCTGCCATCTCCCCACAGCCGGGGCATGCTGGACCGCTCCCGCCTGGCGCTGTGTACACttgtcttcctctgtctgtcCTGCAATCCCTTGGCCTCCCTGCTGGGTGGCCAGGGGCTTCCTGGCCCCTCGGATGCCACCAGTGTCTACCACAGTCCTGGGCGCAACATGCTGGGCATCGAGGGCAGAG ATGGCCCTACCTGGGCCCAGTGGCTGCTGCCCCCACTGGTCTGGCTGATCAATGGGCTGCTGGTGCTGGTCTCCTTGATGCTTCTCTTTGTCTATGGAGAGCCAGTCACACGGCCCCACTCCAGCCCTGCCGTGCACTTCTGGAGGCATCGCAAGCAGGCTGACCTGGACCTGGCCCGG GGGGACTTTGCCCAGGCTGCCCAGCAGCTGTGGCTGGCCCTGCGGGCACTGGGCcggcccctgcccacctcccacctGGACCTGACCTGCAGCCTACTCTGGAACCTCATCCGCCTCCTGCTGCAACGTCTCTGGGTGGGCCGCTGGCTGGCAGGCCGGGCGGGGGGCCTGCAAAGGGACTGTGCTCTGCAGGCGGATGCTCGCGCCAGCGCCCGAGATGCAGCCCTTGTCTACCATAAGCTGCACCAACTGCACACCATGG GGAAGTACACAGGTGGGCATCTTGCTGCCACCAACCTGGCGCTGAGTGCCCTGAACCTGGCGGAGTGTGCAGGGGATGCCCTGTCCGTGGCAACGCTGGCAGAGATCTACGTGGTGGCCGCGCTGAGGGTCAAGACCAGTCTCCCGCGGACCTTGCATTTTCTGACA CGCTTCTTCCTGAGTAGCGCCCGCCAGgcctgcctggcacagagtggctCGGTGCCTCTTGCCATGCAGTGGCTCTGCCACCCCGTGGGCCACCGTTTCTTTGTGGATGGGGACTGGGCCGTGCGCAGTTCCCCGCGAGAGAGCCTGTACAGCTTGGCTGGGAATCCAG TGGACCCCCTGGCCCAGGTGACTCGGCTATTCCGTGAACATCTCTTGGAGCGAGCACTGaactgtgtggcccagcccaacCCCAGCCCCGGGTCAGCTGATGGGGACAG GGAGTTCTCAGATGCACTCGGGTACCTGCAGCTGCTGAACAGCTGTTGCGATGCTGCCAGCGCCCCTGCCTGCAGCTTCTCCATCCGCTCCAGCGTGGCCACCAGCACCAGTgagccccctccctgcccccgccTCCCACTCAGCCCCAGATGTAGAGGGGCTGAAGATTCAGGGAGCCCCTCCCCCTCTGCAGGCACAGACCTGGTGGCCAAGTGGTGGGCCTCACTGACGGCTGTGGTGATCCACTGGCTGCGGCGGGAAGAGGAGGCAGCCGAGCGGCTGTACCCACTGGTGGAGCACCTGCCCCGTGCCCTGCAGGAGTCCGA GAGACCCCTGCCCAGGGCAGCTCTGCACTCCTTCAAGGCCGCCCGGACCCTGCTGGGCTGTGCCAAGGCAGAGTCTGGCCCAGCCAGCCTGGCCATCTGTGATAAGGCCAGTGGGTTCCTGCGGGACAGCCTGGCCACCACACCAGCTGGCAGCTCCATTGACAAG GCCGTGCAGCTGTTTCTGTGTGACCTGCTCCTCGTGGTGCGCACTAGccagtggcggcagcagcagccccCGCCAGCCCAGGCGTCCCAGGGCGCCACCAGCGGGCCCCAGGCCTCTGCCCTTGAGCTTCGTGGCTTCCAGCGCGACCTGAGCAGCCTGCGGCGCCTGGCGCAGAGCTTCCGGCCTGCCATGCGAAGA GTGTTCCTCCATGAGGCGACTGCCCGGCTGATGGCAGGGGCCAGCCCCACGCGGACACACCAGCTCTTGGACCGCAGCCTGAGGAGGCGCACAGGCCCCAGTGGCAAAGGAG
- the SREBF1 gene encoding sterol regulatory element-binding protein 1 isoform X3 produces MDCTFEDMLQLINNQDSDFPGLFDPPYAGGGAGVTDPASPDASSSGSLSPPPATLSSPLEGFLGVPKAEPSPLSPPQSVPTPLKMYSSVPAFSPGPGIKEESVPLTILQTPAPQSLPGALLPQSFPAPAPPQFSSASVVGYSSPPGGFSTGTPPGSTQQPLPGLPLASPPGVPPVSLHTQIQNVVSQPLLTATAAPGTTTVTSQIQQVPVLLQPHFIKADSLLLTAMKTDGATVKTAGISSLVPGTAVQTGPLQTLVSGGTILATVPLVVDADKLPINRLAAGSKAPGSAQSRGEKRTAHNAIEKRYRSSINDKIVELKDLVVGTEAKLNKSAVLRKAIDYIRFLQHSNQKLKQENLSLRTAAHKSKSLKDLVLTCSSGENTDLPMEGVRSEVVDTLTPPPSDAGSPSQSSPLSLGSRSSGSGGSGSGSDSDSDSPVFEDIQVKPEQLPSPHSRGMLDRSRLALCTLVFLCLSCNPLASLLGGQGLPGPSDATSVYHSPGRNMLGIEGRDGPTWAQWLLPPLVWLINGLLVLVSLMLLFVYGEPVTRPHSSPAVHFWRHRKQADLDLARGDFAQAAQQLWLALRALGRPLPTSHLDLTCSLLWNLIRLLLQRLWVGRWLAGRAGGLQRDCALQADARASARDAALVYHKLHQLHTMGKYTGGHLAATNLALSALNLAECAGDALSVATLAEIYVVAALRVKTSLPRTLHFLTRFFLSSARQACLAQSGSVPLAMQWLCHPVGHRFFVDGDWAVRSSPRESLYSLAGNPVDPLAQVTRLFREHLLERALNCVAQPNPSPGSADGDREFSDALGYLQLLNSCCDAASAPACSFSIRSSVATSTSTDLVAKWWASLTAVVIHWLRREEEAAERLYPLVEHLPRALQESERPLPRAALHSFKAARTLLGCAKAESGPASLAICDKASGFLRDSLATTPAGSSIDKAVQLFLCDLLLVVRTSQWRQQQPPPAQASQGATSGPQASALELRGFQRDLSSLRRLAQSFRPAMRRVFLHEATARLMAGASPTRTHQLLDRSLRRRTGPSGKGGAAAELEPRPTRREHAEALLLASCYLPPGFLPAPGQRVGMLAEAARTLEKLGDRRLLHDCQQMLLRLGGGTTVTSS; encoded by the exons ACATGCTTCAGCTCATCAACAACCAAGACAGCGACTTCCCTGGCCTGTTTGACCCACCTtatgctgggggtggggcaggagtcACAGACCCGGCCAGTCCCGATGCCAGCTCCTCAGGCAGCTTGTCCCCCCCTCCTGCTACACTGAGCTCCCCTCTTGAAGGCTTCCTGGGGGTGCCCAAGGCAGAGCCCTCACCCTTGTCCCCACCCCAGTCTGTACCCACACCATTGAAGATGTACTCATCTGTGCCCGCCTTCTCCCCTGGGCCTGGCATCAAGGAAGAGTCAGTGCCACTAACCATCCTGCAGACCCCTGCCCCACAGTCCCTGCCAGGGGCCCTCCTGCCCCAGAGCTTTCCGGCCCCAGCTCCACCGCAGTTCAGCTCTGCCTCTGTGGTGGGCTACTCCAGCCCTCCTGGAGGCTTCTCCACAG GGACCCCTCCTGGGAGCACCCAGCAGCCGCTGCCTGGCCTGCCACTGGCTTCCCCACCAGGGGTCCCGCCTGTCTCCTTGCATACCCAGATCCAGAATGTGGTCTCCCAGCCGCTGCTGACGGCCACAGCAGCCCCTGGAACGACCACTGTGACCTCACAGATCCAACAAGTCCCG gtcctGCTGCAGCCCCACTTCATCAAGGCAGACTCGCTGCTTCTGACAGCCATGAAGACAGACGGGGCCACTGTGAAGACAGCGGGGATCAGCTCCCTGGTCCCTGGCACGGCCGTGCAGACAGGGCCCTTGCAG ACCCTGGTGAGTGGTGGAACCATCCTGGCGACAGTGCCATTGGTTGTGGACGCTGACAAGTTGCCCATCAACCGGCTGGCAGCCGGCAGCAAGGCCCCGGGCTCAGCTCAGAGCCGTGGTGAGAAACGCACAGCCCACAATGCCATCGAGAAGCGCTACCGCTCCTCCATCAACGATAAGATCGTCGAGCTCAAGGACCTGGTGGTGGGCACTGAGGCAAAG CTGAATAAATCTGCCGTCTTGCGCAAGGCCATCGACTACATCCGCTTCCTACAACACAGCAACCAGAAACTCAAGCAAGAGAACCTGAGTCTGCGCACGGCTGCCCACAAAAGCA AATCTCTGAAGGATCTGGTGTTAACCTGCAGCAGTGGAGAGAACACAGACTTGCCCATGGAGGGCGTGAGGTCTGAGGTGGTGGACACGCTGACCCCGCCACCGTCAGATGCTGGCTCGCCCTCCCAGAGCAGCCCCTTGTCCCTTGGCAGCAGGAGTAGTGGCAgcggtggcagtggcagtggcagtgacTCGGATTCTGATAGCCCAGTCTTTGAGGATATCCAG gTGAAGCCAGAGCAGCTGCCATCTCCCCACAGCCGGGGCATGCTGGACCGCTCCCGCCTGGCGCTGTGTACACttgtcttcctctgtctgtcCTGCAATCCCTTGGCCTCCCTGCTGGGTGGCCAGGGGCTTCCTGGCCCCTCGGATGCCACCAGTGTCTACCACAGTCCTGGGCGCAACATGCTGGGCATCGAGGGCAGAG ATGGCCCTACCTGGGCCCAGTGGCTGCTGCCCCCACTGGTCTGGCTGATCAATGGGCTGCTGGTGCTGGTCTCCTTGATGCTTCTCTTTGTCTATGGAGAGCCAGTCACACGGCCCCACTCCAGCCCTGCCGTGCACTTCTGGAGGCATCGCAAGCAGGCTGACCTGGACCTGGCCCGG GGGGACTTTGCCCAGGCTGCCCAGCAGCTGTGGCTGGCCCTGCGGGCACTGGGCcggcccctgcccacctcccacctGGACCTGACCTGCAGCCTACTCTGGAACCTCATCCGCCTCCTGCTGCAACGTCTCTGGGTGGGCCGCTGGCTGGCAGGCCGGGCGGGGGGCCTGCAAAGGGACTGTGCTCTGCAGGCGGATGCTCGCGCCAGCGCCCGAGATGCAGCCCTTGTCTACCATAAGCTGCACCAACTGCACACCATGG GGAAGTACACAGGTGGGCATCTTGCTGCCACCAACCTGGCGCTGAGTGCCCTGAACCTGGCGGAGTGTGCAGGGGATGCCCTGTCCGTGGCAACGCTGGCAGAGATCTACGTGGTGGCCGCGCTGAGGGTCAAGACCAGTCTCCCGCGGACCTTGCATTTTCTGACA CGCTTCTTCCTGAGTAGCGCCCGCCAGgcctgcctggcacagagtggctCGGTGCCTCTTGCCATGCAGTGGCTCTGCCACCCCGTGGGCCACCGTTTCTTTGTGGATGGGGACTGGGCCGTGCGCAGTTCCCCGCGAGAGAGCCTGTACAGCTTGGCTGGGAATCCAG TGGACCCCCTGGCCCAGGTGACTCGGCTATTCCGTGAACATCTCTTGGAGCGAGCACTGaactgtgtggcccagcccaacCCCAGCCCCGGGTCAGCTGATGGGGACAG GGAGTTCTCAGATGCACTCGGGTACCTGCAGCTGCTGAACAGCTGTTGCGATGCTGCCAGCGCCCCTGCCTGCAGCTTCTCCATCCGCTCCAGCGTGGCCACCAGCACCA GCACAGACCTGGTGGCCAAGTGGTGGGCCTCACTGACGGCTGTGGTGATCCACTGGCTGCGGCGGGAAGAGGAGGCAGCCGAGCGGCTGTACCCACTGGTGGAGCACCTGCCCCGTGCCCTGCAGGAGTCCGA GAGACCCCTGCCCAGGGCAGCTCTGCACTCCTTCAAGGCCGCCCGGACCCTGCTGGGCTGTGCCAAGGCAGAGTCTGGCCCAGCCAGCCTGGCCATCTGTGATAAGGCCAGTGGGTTCCTGCGGGACAGCCTGGCCACCACACCAGCTGGCAGCTCCATTGACAAG GCCGTGCAGCTGTTTCTGTGTGACCTGCTCCTCGTGGTGCGCACTAGccagtggcggcagcagcagccccCGCCAGCCCAGGCGTCCCAGGGCGCCACCAGCGGGCCCCAGGCCTCTGCCCTTGAGCTTCGTGGCTTCCAGCGCGACCTGAGCAGCCTGCGGCGCCTGGCGCAGAGCTTCCGGCCTGCCATGCGAAGA GTGTTCCTCCATGAGGCGACTGCCCGGCTGATGGCAGGGGCCAGCCCCACGCGGACACACCAGCTCTTGGACCGCAGCCTGAGGAGGCGCACAGGCCCCAGTGGCAAAGGAG